CAAGATGATATATGCCCGAACTGTAAAAAAGAAATTAAAGCATTGGGGGTTGATTATAGGATAATGAAGAATCACTATATTTGTAATGATTGTAAGGAATTTTTTCCAGAGATTTCAACTGAATACATTTGTTTAAAATGTGAAAATAAATTCAAACTAGAAGATGGAAGGTGGAAAAACAGTACATGTTATAAAGTTGTTAATATGTAATGATTCCATTTTTTACCAAGTACTCTATTCCCTGAACAAATGTTTTATCATCAATAGAGCCATCAGCCCACCAACCTGCATTAGATTTTATCCATACAGGTATTACTTCTTTATCTGATGTGATTTGAGATTTTTCAGATACCATAATGATTCCATTTTTTACCAAGTACTCTATTCCCTGAACAAATGTTTTATCATCAATAGAGCCATCAGCCCACCAACCTGCATTAGATTTTATCCATACAGGTACCGATACTACCAAATTTGAATTAATTTTTCCAATTGTAACTATGTCATAATTTTTCTCTTTTAACATCTTGAGGAGATCAACCAAATTATCAAGATTATTTTGATTAGGAGAATTCACATATGTTGAATTTATTATTGATGAAAATTCTTGTGGTTGAATTGAAACAACTGCAAACCCATAATTTGTAATTGATTGATTTACCTCTTCAAAAATCTGTTGTGTTGGTTTTATTTCAAAAAGATTTGTTGCAGAATTGTATTTTCCAGTGGATGCAGTCTGTGGAAATCTATAGATGGTTTCACCCTTTAAATTAAAAGGTGGAGCACCTTCATTAATTAAACTTGTACTGATGTGTGTAATTTGATTTTCTTTTAAAATCTCTAATGTATTGGAATTTATTTTATTATCTGGCGGAATGAAAACATGTGGTATTATGTTAGTTGTTGTTTGAATTAATTCAATAGATTTTTTTAGATTTTCATTCTGTTCTGTTTTATCGTAGTTTGTGTATGGAGTTAATCCTAAACCCTTGGTTGCAATTTCTAAATTTGAGTTTGGTTTTGCAGAGTTTTCTTTAATAAAATCTGTTATTTTTTTATCCATACCAAAAGCATCAGCAATAATTCCTACAGTTAAAGGGGTTTTATTTTCAAGAAATGTACTTATGATGTTAATTTGGACATTATTTAACCAATAATCTTGTACTCCATCTAGTCTAAATGCAACACAGTTGCATGTATCTTGTTTTTCAACTGCCTCCTTAACTATGTCGTTTTCTTTAGGTTTTACATCACTTGTTTTAATTATTTTTGAACTCAATTCTGAAAGTTCATCTAATAATAAACTCAATTCTGTTATTGCTTTTTGATTGGGTGCACCATAAACACCATTTTCATTTAAAGAAAATTCTTGTGGATGCATCATGATTATTGCATATCCTCTCTCATGAATACTTTGAATTATTTTGTTTTTGATGATGTTGTTATCATTCATAGTCCATACTGTTCGCTCAAACAGTTTTCCAGTTTCCGTGGTTGCAGGTACAATAAATAAATCCTGATCAATTTTTGTAAGACTATTGTCTTTGATATGTGAAGTTAGATGTGTGAATCCGTTATTTTTTAAAATATTTATTGTATTTTTATCATACATATTTTCAGGAGGAATAAAAACAGAAGGATTTACTCCATAAACTTCAAATATTCTTTTATTTGTATCAAGAATATATTTTTCTTGAATTTCAAAACTTTTACTGGTCAGTATATCATTATTCCAACTATGGTTTGCAATTTCTATATCTCCTTCAATTAACTTTTCTTTAATTTTATCAGTGATTTTTTTATCATACCCTGTTACATTTCCTATTAAACCAATAGTTAATGGAATATTTTTTTCTGCAAACAAATCTATTATTTTTAACTGAGTTTCAGAAAGCCAGTAATCTTGAACATCATCTAATCTAAAGGAAATGCAATTACACGAAATAAATGGTGTTTCTAAAGTCTCTTTAATTTCAAGATTTTTATAAATATTGAATTTATTTACATCTCCAATTACGTGAATTTTAGTTTGAGGCCAAAGGGTATCCTCTAGTTCATTATTGGATGTTATTTTAACAATATATGTGCCTGATTTTAAATTGGAAAATTGTGCATCTCCTCTAAAAGTCACATCTGAAGATGTAATTTTATTTCCATGTAGATCGTTAATTGTTACTTTGTAACTTCCGTCATTTGATGTAATTTTTTTTGAACCTGAATATAGATTTACGATTATTAATTCTTCTACGACTTCTGGAATATTGGTGATTATTTTTTGATCAAATGCCATCCCTGCTTGAAGTTTTATAGGATAAAATGATTTGAGAAAAATCTCCCCTAGATATATATCTGCAATATAGAAATCCTGCTGTCTATTGGTGGATTGAATCCAAAAACGTAATGTTTTTCCCTGATCATTTGTGATTCCTTTTCTCCATTCTGTGTTATCTTGAGATTTTATGATGACTGTGGCACCTTGGATGGGTTTGCCATTTTTATAAAAAACTCCTAATTCTAAACCTCCAGGTAGTGGGATATGGATATCTATTTTTTCAGATTTATCTTTAAGTTCCACATATGCTGCATCTGCATACATTCCATTTGCATAAACTTCTATCTTGTAACGATGATTTTTTGGAACAAAAATAACATCCGGGTTTTTTTCTAAAGTTTTTTCAACATATGGGGTATTATTAAAATCTTGATATACTATTAGATTTATTCCATTAAAATCTGCTCTGTCTCCATTAGTGTATTTGATTTCTACTTCTATGAATTCAGATTCTTCTGCATGTGCTACATCAAAACTAATTACCAGAATTATGGCAAATAGCATTACTGATAACCAAAGTTCATAAAATTTCAAATCATACCCCAATTCTTTTTGCACTTGTCCAAGTAGCTCTTTTCTTTTGAAGATGTTCTATAATTGCTTTTAGTAGCATTGCATCTACAATTTGTTTAAATCCAAAAACTAAAAATCCTGCATACCACAATAGCTTAGGATCCTCATCATCTATTCTAATTGCCAAGGCCGACATTAGGTAATGAACTACTGTAAATATTAGTGATATTTGTAAAACATATAACCAATCTCCTAAGATTATGCCTAAAATTGCATTAGCTAATGCAGTATATCCAATAATTGGCGTGATTACCATCCCTAAGAATAGATAAGGTAAGGATAATCGTTGTAAATATCCAAATCGGGGGTTTGTCAAAGCATCTGAATGTCTTTTTAATACTTGAATATTTCCTCGATACCATCTTTTTCTTTGCGCAAAAAAATCCCTAAAAGAGTTTGGTGCTTCGGTATAAGCCGTTGCTTTTGAACTGCCTTGAGTGACTAATCCTGCTTTTAATAATTTTATTGTTTGATCAAAATCCTCTACTATTGTTTCTTTTCCATAAGCTCCAGCTTCTGTTAACAGTGATTTTTTAAATGCACCTAACGCACCAGGTACAATTGTTATTGAGCCAAAAATATCAAATGCTCTTCTTACAATTTGAATGCCTGTAATGTATTCTAATGCTTGACATTTTGTAATCCAATTTACACGATTTCGAACTTTGATGTTTCCAGCTACTGCTGCAACATGCTCATCTATTTCGAATCCTTTGACAATTTCTTTTAATGAATTTCTTCCAATTATCGTATCTGCATCCACAATTACTATTATTTCTCCTGAAGAATATACAAGCCCATAATTTAATGCAGATGCTTTTCCTCCGTTTTCTTTATGTAGAACTTTGATTTGATCTTTAAACTCAGATGCAATTTCTAATGTTTTATCTGTACTTCCATCATCAACAAAAATAATTTCTTTTTTAGGATATTTTGTTTCAAGTAAACCCTCAATAGTATTTTTAATCACTTTTTCTTCATTAAATGCAGGAATGATTATTGAAATTTTTGGGTATGACTTTACATCTTCCTGAATATCTTCTCTATACTTGCTCAAAACTGCCATTGGGACAAATAACATTGTAGACCAAAATGAAATAGTCATTGCCCAAAGAAGGATTATTCTAACTGGCGATTCTAATAATGTGTATCCCTCATATGCAATCATTGTTGCAATTAGAAATGGAGAACCAAGTAAAAATAATAAAAAGACCGATGGTGCTTTCTTACCTTTAACATTTTTAGAGAAAATTTTTCCACTAGCACCTGTTATATGATATATTGTAATTGCTCCACCAAGACCCATTGCAATCATGCTGATATGACCTAAAATGAAATATACTGTTGTAATTAAAAATACAAAAATTATTCCCGTAAGTAAAAATTGAATTGGATCTTTCCCACTCTTCTTTTTTCTATTTTCTATAGTTTCAGATATGGGTGTAGAATGTTTTCTTATGATGGATTTCTGAAAGCATTTAGAATGATACCATTTGTGATTATCACGAATTGATTTATCTTCTAATTTAATTTCATTATTACATGTTGTACATTTAGCAAGATTTAGATTTGGAAAAAATTGTTTTGTTTTATCATTAGATATATTTGAAGAATCATCATCAGAAATTTTATCAATTTTAATTTCTAAAATTCTTTCAATGTATTTTTTATCTGATTTCAATAATTCTTTTTTTTGTTTGATTCTTTTTATCAGATAATGATTTCTACCATCATCACCAACAGTATTTTTTATAGCTTGATCTAGTTTTGAAATTAATAACTTCCTGTCCAATTTTTCTATTCATATTGCTGATTAAGTGATTATATGTAATTGCGTCATGAATTTTTTCCTTAATGTCTATTTTTTTGACTATTCTGATAAAAGGTATGCAAGTCCATGTGTTTTTTTAGAAAAAGCTTCATAATTCGGCAATATTCATCAATTTTGAGGAAAATCAGAGAGAACCCGTTGTAATAATCATTAGCACAAGAGGTTGAATTTTGAGATAGATAATGTTTTGACCTATTTCTAAGGAATAATAGACATTTTGTATGAGTTTAAAAATAAAATAAACAGATTCAGTTATTGACAATATAAAATAATCATAATCAATTATGGATGAATTATTGATATTTTATTGATTATCATAAAATTACTGAAAACGAAGTATATGTGCATAATTATAATTGATTATGCAGAATGTGTTTTATGTTAATGTAAAATCGAAATTTCTTCTTTCATAAATCAATCTAAATAAATGGGGGAATTTCACACAAACTATGAAAAGAGTTTTTGTTAATGGATTTGGTTCAATTGGAAGTAGGATTACCTCCTTTCTTAAAGATGATCCTGAAATTCAAGTTATTGGGATTGGAAAGTATTCTCCTGATGATAAAGTAGAGATTGCAATCTCTAAAGGATTAGACGTATATGTTCCAGAAAACAAATTAGAAAATTTCTCAAATTATAAAATTGCGGGTACAATTAATGAGGCACTTGATAACTGTGATTTAGTTATAGATGCAGCACCTGGGGGATATGGTTATAAAAATAAGATTAATCTTTATGAACCAAAAAATATTCCTGCAATTTATCAGGGAGGAGAAACAATTGAAGGTAAAGAATCAGTTTCTGATTTATTATTTAATTCTAGAGTGAATTATGATAAAGCAATTGGAAAACAACATGTTATGCAAGGAAGTTGTAATGTTACAGGAATGGGAAGAGTGCTAGAGCCTTTACGTAATAAATTTGGAGATAAAATAATTCGTTATGATGTCACATTAGTTAGAAGATGGGCAGATATTGAGCAAACAGAAAAAACTATTATCGATACAATCGAGATGACTGAAAAACCACATCATGGTGATGATGTTAAAACATATTTTGGAAAAGATGCCCCCTTATTTGTAAGAGCAATCAAAGTTCCAACAAGACAAATGCATTTGCATATAATGGATATTAGATTCAAAGATATTGCCCCAAAACCATCAGAAATTCATGAATTATTTACAAATGAATTTGGAGTTGCAATTCTTTGGACTGCAAAAGGAACTAAAGATGTAAGAGATTACGCTCAAACTATGGGATTTAATTTTGTTGATACTAACATGATACACATACATGCTAACATGACAGCATCCATCGGGGACACTACTCAATTAATGTATTCTGATGATCAAACAGGAATTGTAATTCCAGAAAACCACATGTTGATGCAGGCAATGCTTTTTGGAAGATCTTACAAAGATGCTTTTTCACATACAGAATCAATATTTCATATGAAAGAAAAAAAGCAAAAATTAGAAGAACATTTTAAAAAATAGGTTATTTTTTAATTCTTTCAATTCTAATTTCAGTAGGTATGTTCTTAGCAACTTTTTCTACAACTATCCTTAGATTTTCAATTTCTAGTTTATCTCCTGCTTGAGGAATATCATGGAGTTTTTCGTGTAAAAGACCATTCAGAGTCCCATAATCGTCACCCCCTGGGATATTTGATTTGAAAATTTCATTTACTTTATCTATCTCTATCTCACCATTTGTAACAATCGTATCTCTATCTATGGAATGATATGCTGATTTTATTGCCACATCAGTTTCGTCTTCAATATCTCCAATAATCTCTTCAATTAAATCTTCTAATGTGACTAATCCTTCAACCCCCCCATGTTCATCTATCACTATTGCCATGTGTGTTTTTCTTCCTTTCATCTCTTTTAGTAACGAACTGACCATTTTTTCTTGCGAGACAAACACGGGTTCTCGTGAAATCTCTCCTAAGGTTTTCATTTTATTG
The window above is part of the Nitrosopumilus sp. genome. Proteins encoded here:
- a CDS encoding type II glyceraldehyde-3-phosphate dehydrogenase; protein product: MKRVFVNGFGSIGSRITSFLKDDPEIQVIGIGKYSPDDKVEIAISKGLDVYVPENKLENFSNYKIAGTINEALDNCDLVIDAAPGGYGYKNKINLYEPKNIPAIYQGGETIEGKESVSDLLFNSRVNYDKAIGKQHVMQGSCNVTGMGRVLEPLRNKFGDKIIRYDVTLVRRWADIEQTEKTIIDTIEMTEKPHHGDDVKTYFGKDAPLFVRAIKVPTRQMHLHIMDIRFKDIAPKPSEIHELFTNEFGVAILWTAKGTKDVRDYAQTMGFNFVDTNMIHIHANMTASIGDTTQLMYSDDQTGIVIPENHMLMQAMLFGRSYKDAFSHTESIFHMKEKKQKLEEHFKK
- a CDS encoding polysaccharide deacetylase family protein; its protein translation is MQKELGYDLKFYELWLSVMLFAIILVISFDVAHAEESEFIEVEIKYTNGDRADFNGINLIVYQDFNNTPYVEKTLEKNPDVIFVPKNHRYKIEVYANGMYADAAYVELKDKSEKIDIHIPLPGGLELGVFYKNGKPIQGATVIIKSQDNTEWRKGITNDQGKTLRFWIQSTNRQQDFYIADIYLGEIFLKSFYPIKLQAGMAFDQKIITNIPEVVEELIIVNLYSGSKKITSNDGSYKVTINDLHGNKITSSDVTFRGDAQFSNLKSGTYIVKITSNNELEDTLWPQTKIHVIGDVNKFNIYKNLEIKETLETPFISCNCISFRLDDVQDYWLSETQLKIIDLFAEKNIPLTIGLIGNVTGYDKKITDKIKEKLIEGDIEIANHSWNNDILTSKSFEIQEKYILDTNKRIFEVYGVNPSVFIPPENMYDKNTINILKNNGFTHLTSHIKDNSLTKIDQDLFIVPATTETGKLFERTVWTMNDNNIIKNKIIQSIHERGYAIIMMHPQEFSLNENGVYGAPNQKAITELSLLLDELSELSSKIIKTSDVKPKENDIVKEAVEKQDTCNCVAFRLDGVQDYWLNNVQINIISTFLENKTPLTVGIIADAFGMDKKITDFIKENSAKPNSNLEIATKGLGLTPYTNYDKTEQNENLKKSIELIQTTTNIIPHVFIPPDNKINSNTLEILKENQITHISTSLINEGAPPFNLKGETIYRFPQTASTGKYNSATNLFEIKPTQQIFEEVNQSITNYGFAVVSIQPQEFSSIINSTYVNSPNQNNLDNLVDLLKMLKEKNYDIVTIGKINSNLVVSVPVWIKSNAGWWADGSIDDKTFVQGIEYLVKNGIIMVSEKSQITSDKEVIPVWIKSNAGWWADGSIDDKTFVQGIEYLVKNGIITY
- a CDS encoding glycosyltransferase; the encoded protein is MDRKLLISKLDQAIKNTVGDDGRNHYLIKRIKQKKELLKSDKKYIERILEIKIDKISDDDSSNISNDKTKQFFPNLNLAKCTTCNNEIKLEDKSIRDNHKWYHSKCFQKSIIRKHSTPISETIENRKKKSGKDPIQFLLTGIIFVFLITTVYFILGHISMIAMGLGGAITIYHITGASGKIFSKNVKGKKAPSVFLLFLLGSPFLIATMIAYEGYTLLESPVRIILLWAMTISFWSTMLFVPMAVLSKYREDIQEDVKSYPKISIIIPAFNEEKVIKNTIEGLLETKYPKKEIIFVDDGSTDKTLEIASEFKDQIKVLHKENGGKASALNYGLVYSSGEIIVIVDADTIIGRNSLKEIVKGFEIDEHVAAVAGNIKVRNRVNWITKCQALEYITGIQIVRRAFDIFGSITIVPGALGAFKKSLLTEAGAYGKETIVEDFDQTIKLLKAGLVTQGSSKATAYTEAPNSFRDFFAQRKRWYRGNIQVLKRHSDALTNPRFGYLQRLSLPYLFLGMVITPIIGYTALANAILGIILGDWLYVLQISLIFTVVHYLMSALAIRIDDEDPKLLWYAGFLVFGFKQIVDAMLLKAIIEHLQKKRATWTSAKRIGV